TTAACGCAAtaacgtaagaaaaagaaatattttaatcataaaattaaagtTAGGCCATACATAGGAATCTTTCATCAGGTAAATCGAATtcattattctataatatataactcgtcgatatatatatatatatatatatattaaattttatatcattataatgcGTAAgttgattctctctttctctctctctctctctctctctctctctctttctctctgtagcTTATAGAATTTGAATATTGTGCTCCTACACAACAAGTGACTTTTCATCGTCTTTTCGGTCCACTTTTCCTACACTTAGAAACATTGTTTCTATCATTTTGATATTGTGCCAGCGACAGATATAATAGACCACGCTTTGTTTATTGGATAcaatttaaagagaaagaaaataatttgtaataatcaaTAACATCACGtcatgttaataaataaataaataaatatgattatcaGCTATAAGTTAGAAGACttcataaatgataaatacttTTACTCTCGGTAATAAATCACGTGTATCtgtctattaaaatttttgactTGCACTATTAACACGATAGACgttagatacatacatacatatacatatacatatacatacatatatatatatatatatatatatatatatatatatatatatatagtactttCCTACGTTTTATTCCGATTTATATTTGAGTGTAATCTTTGTatagatatacaatataatttagtTCTTACTTACTACCCTGTGCTTTAGAATATAAAGCATTAGTAATGCTAGGAAGTGTTGTAATGGAAGGATTCGATAAAGTTTGATCGGAATTGTTACTAAACGTTGGATGAAACGTATACGCTCTTGGAAGAAACGATATGTTCGTGTAGttcgaattttataatttgttcaaGAACAGTAATTTTTACTTCGTACGTATGAACACATTGGCACGCTTATCAATATTCTCGTAGTTCTTAAGAACATTCATCTGTGAAGACATCGATTTTATCCccgatcgattcttttttcgacaacagtaaattaatataaaagtatccATATACGTTAGATAATCTTTAACACTCTTGCAGCTTCCTGAATAAAATGTGATCTTTTTAAAACATCGATATACTCTGGTAAATATGTAATGACCATAGATGTACCTAATATTGTAACGATTAATTTGATTGGATTTTGAGAAATATTGCCAAATGATGGCAACGCACTTTTACTTTGTAGCGACAACTATCACATCTAAATCTAGCTACGTTCATCGAGTAAATTCGAATTGAGATTGATTTGTTAATCTATACCTATATTACGATGGAAAGTACGACAGTGGAAATACTCCGTGAAAACGTCGAGTGTTATTCTCGTTTTCCTTCGGTCCTAACATTTAATACTTTCTTCCTCTACGTTCTATTCATAAATCGTGAAAtcgatctattaaaaattttatcttgaaAAGATACCCAAGGAACGATTTCTAAATGCAAATCTAACTTAAATAATCTCTTTAAATAAGAAGCATTCAATAATGTCGGACAGTAGCAATGGCactatttctataaaataattaaaatcaatgtcGGTATAACTTTGTTCGGCGTTCACATTGATATAAACTTTTCGACTGACATGAACGATACGTTTCGATCTATTAGCATGGGCATTCGCGCATAGATAATAACGAAGAGCGAAGctaagtaaagaaaattaattggaaaacTACTAAGATTCtgcttatataaaatcaacCGTTATTGTCAGTATAATTGCTACGTTCGAATATCTCGAACGATATTGCGAACGATATCTGTGCAGAAAAAGTTGCGATATAAAATCGGAATGGAACTTGATTTCCTGTTAAAAAAATGATGTCTGAAAAATGGCACTCTTCAGTAGAAACATTAGCTTCttgtaaaatacataaaaaaaatcattttggaAGGCGATAATTACGCgtatctttcgatcgttttattgCACGGTTGACCAGCAACCAAAGATGGTTTATGATCTCATTGTACCTATCGAACATCCCTATCTgttcaaatattcttttatatcagAAATCACCTCGTGTAAACCTACTACATCATAAAAATTCGacgaatagaaacgaaagtaaaagtagaaaatgaaattgccGGTGGCCCGTTTATAACGAtttctacatatatagtaCGATTTCTATATCAGTGAAAAATgacgaacaaaaatattcgccgattattatttatgcacTTTGTGCCGATCAGTTTTGTCAACGAAGTTATCTGATGTTCGATCATCAAAAGATTTGGTCCATATCGCATTTTAATGCGATACATGCCGTATCAAGTAAATCGGGTAACGATCCACTCAAGAAATAGGAAAACAATGAAGATTAAACGTTGGTTGGTGGATCCATAGCGCAAATAACAGCTTTCATAACGCTCGCAGCTGCCAAGGATGCATAAGGTTGCCACTCCTTGATACGAGAACCGTCCTTGTAATCGGAGATACCTCGTATCACTGCGAAACTCTCTCTACAATTTCCAAGGATACTTTCAACGACGGCGTCCATTTCAGCATCGAAAGCAAGAGCACCAAATCGAGTGGCAAATTTTTGCCTGAGTTGATCATCTCGTGCAATTTGTCGACCCGAAGCGATTGGTGCCAAGTGGATTCGAGGACAACCGTCCATTCTAATGAACATACCGGGACGATCGTAATTGAACGATAAGAGAATCAgtaaaaaagacaagaatcaattttataaatgtaccTCTTGTTCGTCGCATCCTGAGGAGCAATAGGATGAGCAACTTCAATTACGTCTCTGTCTCCAATAGCCATGTACAATTTATCGGATTCAGGGGGTGGTGCTTTGAAGTCGTGCTCCGCTTGATTACCTAAACTTTCTATACCTTCTTTCAGATATTCTTGCCAAGGAGGACTTATTTCGTTTTCCGACTTGAAGTAAATAATAGCATATAACACTTTgttataatatgaaaagtaCACATTAAATGACTCACCTGTTGTTTGAGATTAACGGCTATCTCCTGAAGACCTAGATTAGGTGGACAATATTCTTTGGTCTCGAAATGATAGTTACCATTTTCGTTCGTCTTCGCACTCTCGcagtatacgtatacatattttttattaatcagaGTTGGATGTGAAACAACCACATCGCCGAGCCTCACGTGCTTGTTATAATCCGTATAATGCGGTACACCTCCGCCAACACCCACCAGGAATACGAAATCGACCTTTTGGAAAGTACctgcgtgaaaaaaaaaatatttttttataccatGTTCACATATactatttttacgatattgtatattcaataattttactattacgttgaaaattttcattctccGTATATTAAATtgtgtatattaaattaagaGTAGATTTATAGGAAGAATCAATGCATATGCAACGAGAACTTTATTTACTATTCGCTTATAactaatatattaatagaacCATCGAATATCCGTAGATTTTATGTTCtcaaaattcgattattaactaataattattcttaccTAATAGTCTGGTTGTAGTATTTCCTGCAGCGGTCATAGCTTCTCGAGTATGACCCACGGTTGGTAGTTTTGTGCAAACGATTCTATGAGCACCGATATTACccaatgtatatacgtttgaTTCTCCTACAACAAATAACATTTACGTTTTAGATCACGTAAATTCAATATGTTCGATTTTCAACTTGTGTATTATACAGGTGCATCGTGCCGCTatcaaaaaattgatattggACCTGTGTATAGTGTAGAAatcaaattaatcgaaaagttATTCATTCCAAAATTATGCATTCATCATATTCGATGTcgttataatttatgtaacaTTTCTTGATTAGTGATCCGTAGATTTactattaaacaaaaataaattttttcaaaaataaataaaagatttcatGTGAGTCATGTAAGTCATGTAAGTTTCAATAATGAACACTAAAATAAAACGGactctaataaatattaaaaatgaaaaaaatataaaatattttctattacgtATAAATCAAACTtagttaaaatattatgaataaaaattaaattcttaaatTCGGTCTGTTCGTAAATCTCTATTGCAGTTGTACGTCAAACAAGAATATTCTTACATATAAGACGAAGTAATATCACTTCTGGTAGAGAAAACTAATAACCGGTTATTCGACTGTAACCATATCTGTAATCCAACCGTAACcgtaaagatatattttaaaaaattgtatcgattacaacaatcgatattttctatctcaaTATAAAGGTCaagtttaatgatttttataaatttcatcgtaatacattatacttaataattgtaaaataggtaaatctaaattttataaatataattctccTAATTGCGTACGCAATTAGACAATAAAATTGCATTCCTCTATTACTGAGTAATGCACACAAGATAAAATTCGAACTATATACTAATAAACGCATACAACATAAAAGAATTCCATGGAGAGAACATTTCACAAAATGATATGACATGTGCCATGCTAATATGAgttgtgtatataaaaataaacgaacgattctCGTGTAACGACcttctaaatatttaattaatataattgaataaacATAAAAGGTGAGTAGTAAATGAGATTAAAGTCTTGTTAACGTGGcacaaaaatttttgtatcGGATGAAGATAATTAATGGTAGTGTCTTATGTACGATCGTAGCACCGTGACCCTGCAGCGTTCCTTGGATACAAGCAGATGGCAAGCTATGAAGTGACATTACAAGTAACGTTGACAACGAAAAACTAGCTATGTTACAGACTACTTTACCAAAACGGCAAATCACGCGCGGAACTCCGTCTGTCATATCTGGCGATGTTGGTGTACCTAAAGTTTCATGCAcggtgaaatatatatacatgacaTATTTTGAGGTcttatattcaataaattctctttatacatatattactgATCAGCGAACTTTGCCCAAGTATTGCTAATTGTTTAAGtaacatacatgtatgtataagaaataaattagaataaagTTACCactgatatattatttgttgtaCTCTAATTGTAAACCACATAATGAAAAACTATTGATTTTcgttatattctattaatactAAAATGAAGCATTATTCCATTATTAGTATCATAAAtgtaattcataaaataaaataataagtattacATATGTCAGATGATGGTTtggaaaaatcataaaattacaatttcgaATACACGTTATACAgtacttttgaaaataaataattatgaaatattgaaaatagagGGGCTTACCTACAGTCGTATATCGAAcaaacgtttctttattttcgatcaTAGAATCTACTGCAAGCTTTTCACAATATTGTGCAGTGATAATTGCTATTGTTGGCTGCTTAGAACTGGCCATTG
The Vespula pensylvanica isolate Volc-1 chromosome 4, ASM1446617v1, whole genome shotgun sequence DNA segment above includes these coding regions:
- the LOC122628905 gene encoding uncharacterized protein LOC122628905 isoform X2, producing the protein MDDKRIEHIVMTPKCKTGNSTTLIIERQALEPPTENGNDNVHVAGGDHKGIVINKQAINVTNGEISSPHLCLQFRVFLVSTQTGKHTQESRTLEFWFCDTCSETEQPTVAQEFFRELVAPQEFPRDYVGFIKKIIKLMQHKYSSIKKLEVELKQLEEPISLPTRPSRTGYLLITLPSSKKIIWRTVSTDEAVMDQVVELTIEKVLELIESAYPNPVTVIDIAKEHGWEVSAVEAKMKELQEKGVVKAMEHGAFTRVVHQDTQVQVVKQMPTMASSKQPTIAIITAQYCEKLAVDSMIENKETFVRYTTVGESNVYTLGNIGAHRIVCTKLPTVGHTREAMTAAGNTTTRLLGTFQKVDFVFLVGVGGGVPHYTDYNKHVRLGDVVVSHPTLINKKYVYVYCESAKTNENGNYHFETKEYCPPNLGLQEIAVNLKQQSENEISPPWQEYLKEGIESLGNQAEHDFKAPPPESDKLYMAIGDRDVIEVAHPIAPQDATNKRMDGCPRIHLAPIASGRQIARDDQLRQKFATRFGALAFDAEMDAVVESILGNCRESFAVIRGISDYKDGSRIKEWQPYASLAAASVMKAVICAMDPPTNV
- the LOC122628905 gene encoding uncharacterized protein LOC122628905 isoform X1, whose translation is MDDKRIEHIVMTPKCKTGNSTTLIIERQALEPPTENGNDNVHVAGGDHKGIVINKQAINVTNGEISSPHLCLQFRVFLVSTQTGKHTQESRTLEFWFCDTCSETEQPTVAQEFFRELVAPQEFPRDYVGFIKKIIKLMQHKYSSIKKLEVELKQLEEPISLPTRPSRTGYLLITLPSSKKIIWRTVSTDEAVMDQVVELTIEKVLELIESAYPNPVTVIDIAKEHGWEVSAVEAKMKELQEKGVVKAMEHGAFTRVVHQDTQVQVVKQMPTMASSKQPTIAIITAQYCEKLAVDSMIENKETFVRYTTVGTPTSPDMTDGVPRVICRFGESNVYTLGNIGAHRIVCTKLPTVGHTREAMTAAGNTTTRLLGTFQKVDFVFLVGVGGGVPHYTDYNKHVRLGDVVVSHPTLINKKYVYVYCESAKTNENGNYHFETKEYCPPNLGLQEIAVNLKQQSENEISPPWQEYLKEGIESLGNQAEHDFKAPPPESDKLYMAIGDRDVIEVAHPIAPQDATNKRMDGCPRIHLAPIASGRQIARDDQLRQKFATRFGALAFDAEMDAVVESILGNCRESFAVIRGISDYKDGSRIKEWQPYASLAAASVMKAVICAMDPPTNV
- the LOC122628905 gene encoding uncharacterized protein LOC122628905 isoform X3 produces the protein MDDKRIEHIVMTPKCKTGNSTTLIIERQALEPPTENGNDNVHVAGGDHKGIVINKQAINVTNGEISSPHLCLQFRVFLVSTQTGKHTQESRTLEFWFCDTCSETEQPTVAQEFFRELVAPQEFPRDYVGFIKKIIKLMQHKYSSIKKLEVELKQLEEPISLPTRPLSTDEAVMDQVVELTIEKVLELIESAYPNPVTVIDIAKEHGWEVSAVEAKMKELQEKGVVKAMEHGAFTRVVHQDTQVQVVKQMPTMASSKQPTIAIITAQYCEKLAVDSMIENKETFVRYTTVGTPTSPDMTDGVPRVICRFGESNVYTLGNIGAHRIVCTKLPTVGHTREAMTAAGNTTTRLLGTFQKVDFVFLVGVGGGVPHYTDYNKHVRLGDVVVSHPTLINKKYVYVYCESAKTNENGNYHFETKEYCPPNLGLQEIAVNLKQQSENEISPPWQEYLKEGIESLGNQAEHDFKAPPPESDKLYMAIGDRDVIEVAHPIAPQDATNKRMDGCPRIHLAPIASGRQIARDDQLRQKFATRFGALAFDAEMDAVVESILGNCRESFAVIRGISDYKDGSRIKEWQPYASLAAASVMKAVICAMDPPTNV
- the LOC122628905 gene encoding uncharacterized protein LOC122628905 isoform X4 → MDDKRIEHIVMTPKCKTGNSTTLIIERQALEPPTENGNDNVHVAGGDHKGIVINKQAINVTNGEISSPHLCLQFRVFLVSTQTGKHTQESRTLEFWFCDTCSETEQPTVAQEFFRELVAPQEFPRDYVGFIKKIIKLMQHKYSSIKKLEVELKQLEEPISLPTRPLSTDEAVMDQVVELTIEKVLELIESAYPNPVTVIDIAKEHGWEVSAVEAKMKELQEKGVVKAMEHGAFTRVVHQDTQVQVVKQMPTMASSKQPTIAIITAQYCEKLAVDSMIENKETFVRYTTVGESNVYTLGNIGAHRIVCTKLPTVGHTREAMTAAGNTTTRLLGTFQKVDFVFLVGVGGGVPHYTDYNKHVRLGDVVVSHPTLINKKYVYVYCESAKTNENGNYHFETKEYCPPNLGLQEIAVNLKQQSENEISPPWQEYLKEGIESLGNQAEHDFKAPPPESDKLYMAIGDRDVIEVAHPIAPQDATNKRMDGCPRIHLAPIASGRQIARDDQLRQKFATRFGALAFDAEMDAVVESILGNCRESFAVIRGISDYKDGSRIKEWQPYASLAAASVMKAVICAMDPPTNV